One Helicobacter ganmani genomic region harbors:
- a CDS encoding F0F1 ATP synthase subunit B, whose translation MRTNVYWLALLFAPGILFAAEGSGEYDIIERTINFIIFFALVYYFAANAIKDIFKARRDSIANSLAKIQEKLQDSKKAKQKALNQLEEAKKTAKDIVESAHKESAIIVQKIEENTKNELENLVRQYNDHIAFEQRKAEKLIVDEILSEFLNKDSIALSKDVLMQSLLKKAA comes from the coding sequence ATGAGAACAAATGTTTATTGGTTGGCTTTATTGTTTGCACCTGGGATACTCTTTGCAGCAGAAGGGAGTGGAGAATATGATATAATTGAAAGAACAATCAATTTTATTATTTTCTTTGCGCTAGTCTATTATTTTGCAGCAAATGCAATTAAAGATATTTTTAAAGCTCGTAGAGATAGTATCGCAAACTCTTTGGCTAAGATTCAAGAGAAATTACAGGATTCTAAAAAAGCAAAACAAAAGGCACTAAATCAGCTAGAGGAAGCAAAAAAAACCGCAAAAGATATTGTAGAATCCGCACATAAAGAATCTGCAATTATTGTGCAAAAAATTGAAGAAAACACAAAAAATGAGCTGGAGAATTTGGTGCGTCAATACAATGACCATATTGCGTTTGAGCAAAGAAAAGCTGAAAAGTTGATTGTAGATGAAATCTTATCTGAATTCTTAAACAAAGATTCTATTGCTTTAAGCAAAGATGTTTTAATGCAATCTTTACTCAAAAAGGCAGCGTAA
- a CDS encoding F0F1 ATP synthase subunit delta, whose protein sequence is MKDLIAKRYIKALAKTASEAELRDIAESLGKLAGAYKVAKFREIVESPYVEQKKKTEFVLENILDNDFNAKFANFIKILAEHKRLDLFEELYRELTSYLATLNKEYIAQLIVSESYDEVKLKEIQDKFSKKLGVNLLLKQQIVANAGIRLVVEDLGVEVSFSQEKFASDLRNHILKAF, encoded by the coding sequence ATGAAAGATTTAATTGCAAAACGATATATTAAGGCATTAGCTAAAACTGCTTCTGAAGCCGAATTAAGAGACATTGCAGAATCTCTAGGGAAACTTGCTGGGGCTTATAAGGTTGCAAAATTTAGAGAAATTGTAGAATCCCCATATGTTGAACAAAAGAAAAAAACTGAATTTGTTCTGGAAAATATTTTAGATAATGATTTCAATGCAAAATTTGCTAATTTTATTAAAATTTTAGCAGAACATAAGCGGTTAGATTTATTTGAGGAGCTTTATAGGGAATTAACTTCTTATTTAGCTACTCTAAATAAAGAATACATTGCACAACTTATTGTGAGTGAGAGCTACGATGAAGTAAAGTTGAAAGAGATTCAAGATAAATTTAGCAAAAAACTTGGTGTTAATCTTTTGTTGAAGCAGCAAATTGTAGCAAATGCTGGAATCAGATTAGTAGTGGAAGATTTAGGTGTTGAAGTTTCTTTTTCTCAAGAGAAATTTGCAAGTGATTTAAGAAATCATATTTTAAAAGCATTTTAA
- the atpA gene encoding F0F1 ATP synthase subunit alpha gives MVAKLQADEISSIIKERIDNFELDLNIAETGKVIAYADGVAKVYGLKNAMSYEMVEFETGDKGLASSLEEGSVGVVVLGAGKEIKEGSSVKRLGKLLRVPVGNGLMGRVVNALGEPIDGKGAIDTKEYRFMEEKAPGIMARKSVHEPLQTGLKAIDALVPIGRGQRELIIGDRQTGKTTVAIDTIINQKGQDVVCIYVAIGQKESTIAQVVRKLEEHGAMEYTIIVNAPASDSAAMQYLAPYAGVTMGEYFRDNGRHALIVYDDLSKHAVAYREMSLILRRPPGREAFPGDVFYLHSRLLERAAKVSDELGAGSLTALPIIETQAGDVAAYIPTNVISITDGQIFLETDLFNSGIRPAINVGLSVSRVGGAAQIKATKQVSGTLRLDLAQYRELQAFAQFASDLDESSRKQLDRGQRMVEVLKQPPYSPLPIERQVVIIFAGARGYMDDIATANITKFEADLYPFLEAKYPQIFEDIRSKKMLDKDIEETLCKALEEFKSSFAV, from the coding sequence GTGGTAGCAAAGTTACAAGCAGATGAAATTAGTTCAATCATCAAAGAAAGAATTGATAATTTTGAACTTGATTTAAATATCGCCGAAACAGGTAAAGTGATTGCGTATGCTGATGGTGTTGCAAAGGTTTATGGACTAAAAAATGCAATGAGCTATGAAATGGTTGAATTTGAAACAGGCGATAAAGGTTTGGCTTCAAGCTTGGAGGAAGGTAGTGTTGGTGTTGTCGTCTTAGGAGCTGGCAAAGAAATCAAAGAAGGTTCTTCCGTTAAACGTCTTGGTAAGCTTTTGCGTGTTCCTGTGGGTAATGGACTAATGGGCCGCGTTGTTAATGCTCTTGGTGAGCCAATTGATGGTAAAGGTGCAATTGATACGAAAGAGTATCGTTTTATGGAAGAAAAAGCACCCGGAATTATGGCTAGAAAATCAGTGCATGAGCCACTCCAAACAGGTTTAAAAGCAATTGATGCACTCGTTCCAATTGGACGCGGACAAAGAGAGCTAATTATTGGTGATAGACAAACGGGCAAAACAACAGTTGCAATTGATACAATTATTAATCAAAAAGGGCAAGATGTTGTTTGTATTTATGTTGCAATTGGTCAGAAAGAATCTACAATTGCGCAAGTAGTCAGAAAATTGGAAGAACATGGTGCAATGGAATATACTATTATTGTTAATGCGCCTGCTTCCGATTCTGCTGCAATGCAATATCTAGCTCCTTATGCTGGTGTAACAATGGGTGAGTATTTTAGAGACAATGGAAGACACGCGTTAATTGTTTATGATGATTTAAGTAAGCATGCTGTTGCCTATCGTGAAATGTCTTTGATTCTTAGACGTCCTCCAGGTCGTGAAGCATTCCCCGGTGATGTATTTTACTTGCACTCAAGATTATTGGAACGTGCAGCAAAAGTGAGTGATGAACTTGGAGCTGGTTCGCTTACTGCATTGCCAATTATTGAAACACAAGCGGGAGATGTGGCGGCGTATATTCCAACAAATGTTATTTCTATTACAGATGGTCAAATTTTTCTAGAAACAGATTTGTTTAACTCTGGAATTCGTCCTGCAATCAATGTCGGTTTATCTGTTTCACGCGTAGGCGGTGCAGCACAGATTAAAGCAACAAAACAAGTTTCAGGAACTTTAAGACTTGATTTGGCTCAATATCGTGAATTGCAAGCATTTGCGCAGTTCGCTTCTGATTTAGATGAATCAAGTAGAAAGCAATTGGATAGAGGTCAAAGAATGGTTGAAGTATTGAAACAACCTCCTTATTCTCCGCTACCAATTGAACGTCAAGTAGTAATTATTTTTGCTGGTGCAAGAGGTTATATGGACGACATTGCAACAGCAAATATTACAAAATTTGAAGCTGATTTATATCCATTCTTAGAGGCTAAATATCCACAAATTTTTGAAGATATTCGCTCTAAAAAAATGTTAGATAAAGATATTGAAGAAACTCTTTGTAAAGCATTAGAAGAATTTAAATCTAGTTTTGCGGTGTAA